One segment of Pseudodesulfovibrio sp. 5S69 DNA contains the following:
- a CDS encoding THxN family PEP-CTERM protein encodes MRKLTTKLLAALSLTILLAQPAFAAFVNEWSYSLSYSFADYWNQYSTESDSGLTLSTDGTELGWGRNGTSSIGFVNKTGTMATNTTADIQDHLYHNNQPIDGDSTFLQGGTLAATLTLKGTTSDTVMTFNTNLDFLFFETSNNYSNGDERNNDVFILTNPSAASGVFSYEGYDYTFSFLSGFGELDTMSLDDYDYRSTTVLRYLANLPGSVVSTEGHLESFWFYTWYVVDSASPGTLYGWTTPENEDTYISSELTITGTPSPVPEPSTFAFLGLGLTALAFVGRRMRRQ; translated from the coding sequence ATGAGGAAGTTAACGACCAAGCTGCTCGCAGCACTCAGTCTTACCATTCTCCTTGCACAGCCCGCATTCGCGGCCTTCGTCAACGAATGGTCCTATTCCCTCTCCTACAGCTTCGCCGATTACTGGAACCAATATAGCACCGAGAGCGACTCGGGCCTGACGCTCAGCACGGACGGAACCGAATTGGGTTGGGGACGCAACGGGACAAGCTCAATTGGTTTCGTAAACAAAACCGGTACCATGGCGACCAATACTACTGCGGATATCCAGGATCATTTATACCACAACAACCAACCTATTGACGGCGACAGCACGTTTCTTCAAGGCGGGACATTGGCCGCAACCCTGACTCTCAAGGGCACCACTTCCGACACGGTGATGACCTTCAATACGAACCTTGATTTCCTTTTCTTTGAGACGAGCAATAATTATAGTAATGGGGATGAACGCAACAATGACGTATTCATCCTGACGAATCCCAGCGCCGCTTCGGGGGTTTTTTCCTACGAAGGATATGACTACACCTTCTCTTTCCTGAGCGGATTCGGAGAATTGGATACCATGTCCCTGGACGATTACGACTATAGATCCACCACCGTCCTGCGATATCTTGCAAACCTGCCGGGAAGCGTGGTCTCCACGGAAGGACATTTGGAATCGTTTTGGTTCTACACCTGGTATGTTGTGGACAGCGCTTCCCCCGGGACCTTGTACGGCTGGACGACTCCCGAAAACGAAGATACCTACATCAGCTCGGAACTGACGATTACCGGCACCCCGTCTCCCGTCCCCGAACCGTCCACGTTCGCCTTCCTCGGCCTTGGCCTCACGGCGCTGGCCTTTGTCGGCAGAAGGATGCGCAGACAGTAG